The stretch of DNA TTTCATTATCAAGCTGAAATGTGACCCATTGCAGGACCTGATCATCCTGTTGTTTAAGTTCCGCCATTGCTACCCTCAAATCAAAGCGTCAAAAAATTAGCGTTTTGCCTGAATTTACGCAGTATGCGCGATTCATGCAGAATTCGTGCCGGTTTCAGTCGACATCACTGGCAACTTCTGATGCTTCAAGCATGCGGTGAAGTGCAGCAATATCCAGCATAGTACACAGACTTTCGAGCAAGGTGCCGGCCTGCCACGGACGAGCGCCGCGCTGCTCTCGCATGCGGATCTTTGAAGACTCCAGGCGCACAGACTGCTGAGCCACATCAACTGCCAGCGCCCAATTGGAATCGCCCAGCACCACCACTGACCGATAGCGCTGGCGATGCCCTTCGTCACATTCCCGCTCCGGCATCAGAAACTGATGGGTGTCAACGACTCTCAGATTACGCCCGTTCCAGCGCATCAACCCCATAAACCACGGTGCCTGACCCGCCAACGGCTGCAAACTGTCATCAATCACACTGATGCCGCCCAGATCCTGCAACGGCGCCGCCAGCTCAATGTCCCCCACCTCAAACAATAACGCCGGAATGACGCTGGGGACGGAGGCCGCCTCCGTCCCCGGTGTAGGTGGTGACGCTGGGGACGTAGACTGTCTCCGTCCCTGGGGACGGAGACAGTCTACGTCCCCAGGGGAACCTTCCCCCGGCCCGGCGGTCTGCCGACTGGCGTTGTCAGTAGAAGGGACGGAGACCACCTCGGTCTCCTGAGCAGCCTCCGTCCCCTCGCGCAGCAAAGCATCCAGGTAGTCCTGAACGATATCGATCTGCTCAGCCGTATTACTAACCATTCGCTGCTACTCCTGCCGTAGACGTCAAAGCTGATTCCGCCTTCAACAAGGTCTTCAGCAGGGAACCGTAGGCCTGGATGCCGCGACTGTCAGGGTCCAGCGCCAGCGGCGTGACGCCCTGAGAGCTGGCATCTCGCAAGCGGGTATCCACTGGAATGGCGGCGTGCCAGGTGACGTCCGGCCAGGTTTTTCGCATGTGGCGGAAGCTGCTCACCGACGCCTGAGTGCGTCGGTCAAAGAGCGTGGGTACCAGCAGGTAAGGCAGCGGTTGACGACGGGAGCGATTGACCATATTCAGTGTATTGAGCATACGCTCCACCCCTTTGATGGCCAGAAATTCCGTCTGCACCGGAATAATCAGGCGTTCAGAGGCGGCGAGCGCATTAATCAGCAGCACACCCAGGGTCGGCGGACTGTCAATCAACACATAATCGTAATCATCCCACAGACGACTCAAGGCGCGCGAAATCGCCAGCCCCATGCCTTCCTGCGTCACGGCACTGCGCTCCAGAGTAGCCAGTGCCGTGCTGCCCGGTACCAGATGCAGATTCCTGGTATCAGTGTGTCGTATACAGCCGTTTAAAACATCCTCTGCCAGTTTGCCAGGCGCTGCAAACCAGTGAAAACTGCTTTGAGCTGCCTGCTCTGGAGAATGTCCGAAATAACTGCCCAGCGAACCCTGTGGGTCCAGGTCCAGCATCAACACACGCTTGCCTTTGTCAGCCAGCAGACAGCCAAGGGCAACTGTGGTCGTCGTTTTCCCGACCCCGCCCTTTTGATTGGCAACTGACCATACGTGCATTTCAGCTAAACTCCTCACACAAACGCGGCGCCACTTTTTCCAGGCTGAGCACTTCATCAACCAGACCGGCTTTGGCCACCGCCATCGGCATGCCATAGATGACCGAACTGGCCTCATCCTGAGCCCAGATACTGGCACCCTGTGCTTTTAACAAGCGGGCACCATCGCGGCCATCGGACCCCATGCCGGTCAGCACCACGCCCAGCACCTTGCCGCCCAGATCCCGCGATGCCGAACCAAAGGTTACATCCAGCGACGGTTTATAATTGAGCCGTTCATCTCCATCAACCACCCGCACCCGCATGACGGGCCTGCCCTCCAGCAGCATCTGCTTACCACCCGGTGCCAGATAGGCATGTCCGGGCTTTAACACATCGCCATCGACTGCTTCTGCGATGCCAATCTGACAAATGCGATTCAGACGTTCAGCAAAGGCTTTGGTAAAGGTGCCGGGCATATGCTGAACCAACACAATCGGCAGTGGAAAATTCGCCGGCAAGGCGGTCAGGACCTGTTGCAAGGCCATTGGTCCGCCTGTCGAAGCGCCAATAATCACTAATTGAACGCCCCGTGGGGAACTGCGACGCGCCGCAGCCGCCGTGTTTGACGCCGACACAGGCGCAGGGGTCGCAGCCGCTCTCTCGTCGGGCGTGACCACCGAGCCTGACACTGGCACCGGGCGCCGCCGGGGTCCGCTGCGCGACACCACCACGATGCGCTCACACAAAATCTTTTGCAACTCCTCAGCGTGCCGTGAGATATCTTCGAAATTCTTTGGCAGATAATCCACCGCGCCGGCTTCCAGTGCATCCAGCGTAACCCGCGCGCCTTCGTAAGTCAGCGAGGAAAACATCAGCACCGGTGTTGGCCGGATCTGCTGAATCTGTCGCACAGCCGTGATGCCATCCATTACCGGCATCTCATAATCCATGGTAATCACATCGGGTTTAAGTGCACGAACCTGATCTATAGCCTCCTGTCCGTTGCTGGCGGTTCCCACCACCTCGAGACGGCTGTCGCCATTGATCAATTCCGTTAATCGCCGACGGAAAAATCCCGAATCATCAACCACCAACACCCGAATACGCATAACAAGCTATTCCCTCAGGCCGCGTAACGCTTCAGCAATCCGGGCACATCCAGAATCACCGCAATACGCCCGTCACCGGTAATTGTTGCACCAGCCATGCCCGGCGTGCCATGCAGCATACGTCCCAGCGGTTTGATAACAACTTCTTCCTGGCCAATTAACGTATCAACCACAAAACCGACGCGCTGCGCACCAACACTGACAATCACCACATTCGCTTCTGTGGCATTTTCTGCCTGCTGGCTGCCACCCGCACTGAGCCAGCGACGCAGATGGAACAGTGGCAGAGCTTTATCGCGCACCGTTACCACCTGTTGTCCATCCACAATATGTGTGCGACTCAGGTCCAGATTGAATATTTCATTTACATTAGCCAGCGGCAAAGCAAAGGTCTGATCGGCCACCACGATCATCAGCGTCGGCATGATGGCCAATGTCAACGGAACCTTGATCTCGATGCGCGAACCTTTACCCGGATTGGAATCAATCACCACAGAGCCATTAAGCTGTGAGATCTTGGTCTTGACCACATCCATGCCCACACCACGACCCGATACATCAGAGACCTCGGTTTTTGTTGAGAAACCAGGCGCAAAAATCAGATCGAAACACTCACTGCGACTCAGACGGTCAGCCGCATCCTTGTCCATCAGACCTTTTTCAACCGCCTTGCGTCGCAACACCTCAGGATCCATACCGTTGCCATCATCGCAGATGGTCAGCAGAATATGATCACCCTCCTGCTCAGCAGTCAACAGCACTGTGCCCTGGCGAGGCTTGCCATTTTTCTCGCGGACCTCTGGCAGTTCGATGCCGTGATCAACCGCATTTCGCACCAGATGCACAAGGGGATCGGCCAGCGCTTCAACCAGATTTTTGTCCAGGTCTGTTTCTTCCCCATGCAGCTCAAGCGACACCTCTTTTTTCAGGCTTCGCGCCAGGTCTCTTACAACACGCGGAAAGCGACCAAAGACTTTCTTGATAGGCTGCATACGGGTCTTCATGACAGAAGTCTGCAGATCGGCAGTCACAAGATCGAGATTGGCAACCGCTTTAGAGAGCATTTCATCTGCGGCCGTCGATCCGATACGCACCAGCCGATTGCGAACCAGTACCAGTTCGCCCACCATATTCATGATTTCATCAAGTCGACGGGTATCAACCCTCACAGTCGTCTCGGGCGCTTCCTTGGCCGCTGCGGGGGCGGCGGCTGCCTTGCCGGACGAAGGCGGCGGCGATGACGGAACAGCTTTCAGCTCGGGACGCGGTTTGGGGGAAGCAGACGAAGACTCAGAAGGTTTGACTGTATTGTCGGCATCAAGGCCTTGCGGAATTCCTTTGTGCGACCCGGCACCATGCAGCTGATCCAACAGCGCCTCAAACTCATCGTCGGTAATTTCATCGCTGTCGGAACTGGCCTCTGCCGGTTTCTGCGGGGCCGCTGATGCGTCGCTGGCCGCCGCTTTTCCCTGCAATTGATCAAGCAAGGCCTCAAATTCTTCTTCGGATATTTCATCGTCAGATGCCGGCTTATCAGCCTCGGCTTCGCTGGCGATATCAGCAGAGTCCAGCGCCGCCAATAGCTCATCGAACTCCGCATCGCTCATCTCATCATCAGCAGTGGTCGCCGGTTCATCATCAGAACGCACACTGGCGGGCATATCCTCGCCACTGGCCAGCGCCTGCAGCGCATCCAGCAGGCTTTGCGGCGCCGGGTCCGGTTGATGTCGCTCCTTCACCTGGGCGAACATCTCGTTAACGGTATCCAGCGCCTGCAGCACAATGTCCATCAACTCGGGTGTGACATGACGATGACCGTTGCGCAGATTATCAAACAGGTTTTCAGTTACATGACAGCAATCCACCATGGCATTGAGCTGCAAAAAGCCAGCCCCGCCTTTGACGGTATGGAAACCGCGAAAGATGGCATTCAGCAGATTTTTATCATCGGGCTGCTTCTCCAGATCGACCAATTGCTCAGAGAGCTGTTCAAGAATTTCGCCGGCTTCAACCAGGAAATCCTCGAGTATCTCTTCGTCATCAAAAAAACTCATGCTGTCTAACCTCTTCACCTGCCGCTGTTCAGCCGACCGCTGTTGCTTGAGTCAAAACCCCAGACTGGAGAGCAGATCATCTACATCATCCTGCCCGGAAACCACGTCGCGCTTACTGCCGCTTTTCACCTGAGGGCCTTCAGCCCGGATACGGCTTTGCTCGTCATCAAGCTTGAGTACAGTGCTGACACCCGACTCAATGCCAGCTATCTGCTCTACATTACTGGCCAGTTTCACCAGATTGACCAGACTCTTCTCAACGTCGCTGACCAGCTCGATGACTCGCTTGATGACCTGACCACTCAAGTCCTGAAAACCCTGGGCCATCAGTATCTCGGTCAGATGCTCGTGAATGCCCGCACCCTGCGTTGATAAGAGGTCCAGCAGTCCGGAAACACGATCAAACAATTGTTGCTGTTCGGCGTCCAACTTGCGATCTGCCAGATAGGCAGTCCAGTCAGCCTGCAGAGCTGAGCCCTGATCAACCATATTACGGATCACCGGCGCGGCTTCATCAACCCGGTCCATCGTCTTGTTGGCGGCTTCTTCAGTCATCTTGATGACGTAATTCAGACGGCTGCGGGCATCGGCCATCTCGGACAGTTCATGTTCTACCTCTTCACTGGCCTGCAAACCAATGCCCAGATGGAAATCCCGGATGGCCGTGTGCAGCGCCCGGGTCAGCCGACCCACCTCGTGATACAGTCGTTCGTAACGCTCCTGGTCAATCTCAGACACGCCCCGCCCTCCTTAGCCGTTGGCTTCTATGCGTTCAAAGATCTTTTCAATCTTTTCCTGCAGGGCGGCGGCGGTAAACGGCTTGACCACATAACCGTTCACACCGGCCTGCGCGGCGGCGATGATCTGGTCACGCTTGGCCTCGGCGGTGACCATCAACACCGGCAAAGAACGCAGCTTGTCACTGGCGCGAACCGCCTTGAGCAAATCAATACCGGTCATGCCAGGCATGTTCCAGTCAGTGATCAAGAAATCAAAATTGCCATTCTCCAGCATGGGTAATGCCGAGTTCCCATCGTCAGCCTCCGCTGTATTGGTAAAGCCAAGGTCCCGCAACAGGTTTTTGATAATACGTCGCATTGTTGAGAAGTCGTCAACAATGAGAATCTTCATGTTCTTGTCCAAAACCGCCTCCCGGTCATCGCATCAGTCAAAGGAGCTCCCCGACTGATAAAGGATCTCCCTGGCTAGGTTATCGCTTGATTTGAAAAAATATTTAGGGGAAAGTTTGCGCCGACGCCTTCAGCGCCAGTCTTTGAGTCGGGAACGCAGACGCAGAGCCGCCTGAGAATGGATCTGACTGACACGGGATTCGCTGACGCCCAGCACCTCACCAATCTCTTTGAGATTGAGCTCTTCGTCATAATACAGCGCCAGCACCAGCTTTTCACGTTCCGGCAAACCTTCTATGGCCTGCGCCAGGTGTTCCCGGAATGTCTCATCCTGCAGTTCGTGAGCCGGCCCATCCGCTTCGCCGGCCAGGGTATCCAGATTACCGTCATCTCCGCCGCCGGTCAGATCGTCAAAGCTGAACAGACGGCTGCCGGAGGCATCCTGCAGAATCGCGTAGTAGGTCTCCAGATCAATGCCCAGCTCTTCCGCCACTTCATGGTCCTTGGCATCTGTTCCGGTACGCGATTCCACCGCTTTCACGGCATCAGCCACCTGCCGTGACTTGCGATGCACTGAGCGCGGCGCCCAGTCGCCCTTACGGATTTCGTCAAGCATGGCACCGCGGATACGAATACCGGCATAGGTCTCAAAACTGGCGCCTTTGGACATGTCGTATTTGCGTGCGGCCTCCAGCAGGCCAATCATGCCGGATTGCACCAGGTCATCCAGTTGCACACTGGAGGGCATGCGCATCAACAAGTGATGCGCAATACGCTTGACTAGGGGCGCGTGACGGTTCACCAATTCATTGGCGTCCGCCATCTGTGCTTCCTGATACGCCGAGGCACTCATTGCTCAGTTCATACCCTGCACCAGACGTTCAACAAAAAATTCCAGATGGCCACTGGCTTGCGTACGAACCGGCCACTGCACCACCTCTTTAGCGAGTCTGCGATACGCATCGGCGGCTCGCGAGCCGGGATACATATCCAGCAAGGGCCGCTGCTTCTGACCGGCCTTACGCAGATTTTCATCATAGGGGATGTCACCGGCATAGTGCAGATTAACATCCAGAAAGCGGCCGGCAACTGCCGAAAAGCGCTGAAACATCAAACGCCCTTCTTCCTGCTTGCGGGTCATATTGGCCAGAATACGGAAATCACGCACCTGACAGTCACGATTCAGGAGCTTGATCAGCGCGTAGGCGTCCGTCATGGACGACGGTTCGTCACAGACAACAACCAGCACCTCCTGCGCAGCACGCACAAAACTGACCACAGAATCGGAAATACCGGCCGCTGTATCAATAACGAGCACGTCCAGCTCATCAGCCAGATCACTGAAGGCATGGATAATGCCGGCATGCTGACCGGCCCCCAGATTAACCAGCGACTGAACGCCGGATGAGGCAGGAATGATTTTGATGCCGTGAGTTTCAACCAGCACATCGCGCAGTTCACAATCACCCGACATCACATCGGCAATCGTACGTGGTGCCTTGACGCCCAGCAGAATATCCACATTCGCCAGTCCCAGGTCGGCATCCATCAGCACCACCCGTTTGCCGGCCTGGGCCAATGCCAGACTCAGATTTACAGAGATACTGGTCTTGCCAACGCCACCTTTGCCGCCGGTCACTGCCAGTACTTGAATGGGATGCATCCCTATACGTCTCCCCAAAATATAATGCAGACTACATCAGAGCCCGATTGGCCAGGGCGGTATTACCCGCCGCCTGGCTGCCATATTCGTTCACTACACGATTACGATCAACCGGTATCGCTGCCTGCGCCCGGCCCAGAGCAACCGCTCTTTTGACAAGCGCCTGACCGGTCGCCAGAGACAGATCATCCGGAATCGATTGGCCAAAGGTTTCATAAACCACCGGCAATTGCCGCTCAATACACAGCCCCAGCGCCTCACCCATTACACAGGCTTCGTCCAGATGCGTCAGAATACAGCCTGATATCGCTGCCGTCGAACAACTTTTCCAGGCAGCATTAAGCACCTGCGCCTGCGTTGTACTGGGCAGGACCAGCCATTTGTGAACCTGCGGCTGAGCCTGCAGCTCTGTCAATTGACGCATCTGTTCCGGATGTCGTGACGGCAGCCCGGCTGTGTCTATCAATACTAACTTTTTATGTGACAAACTCTCCAGCGTCTCTGCCAGAGAATGTTGATTATCAACAATCCTGACGCTCACGCCAAGTATGCGGCCCAATGTGCGCAGTTGCTCATGCGCGGCCAGCCGGAAGCTGTCGGTGGTCACCAAGGCCACTTCTTCAGCCCCGTGACGCAGAACGTAGCGCGTCGCCAGCTTGGCAATAGTGGTGGTTTTGCCTGCACCGGTAGGACCCAGCAGTGCAAATATACCACCCTGCTCCACCAGATCCTCACCCGCCACCGGTATAATTTTCGAGAGCGTCGCGAGCACCTGACGCCAAAGCTGTTCCAGCGTGCGAGCCTGTCCGGCCTGATCCAGCAGACGCCGGTTCACAGATCCGGGCAACCCCATGGTGCTCAGTCGTTCCCAGATCGCCGCCTGTGCAGGTGTCTGACGAGCAAACTGATCCCAGGCCAACCCGTTCAGACGCTGCTGCAACAAGCTGCGGATACTGTTCAGTTCCGAGCGCATGGCACCGAATTCCGCCTTGCTTACGGAGTCGTCGACGGCCGCCTGGGCGGCGGCCTTGTCCGGTGCCGGTGGTGACTGGGTGGCCACCACTTCCACACCGCCGGTAACGCTGCGGGTAGACAAGATAGCGGCATCCTCACCCAGGGCATCGCGCACCTGTGTCAGTGCGCTGCGCATATCCTTAGCCACAAATTTTTTAAGTTGCATGCTCAAGTCCTCTCACCCGCTGATTTATTGGCCAATCGTTGCCACAATTGTGATCTGTTTGTTGTCCGGAATTTCCTGATAGGAAAGTACCTTGACGCCGGACGTCGTAAACCGGATAAAGCGGCTCAGCATCGGTCGCAACGGCGCCGCTACCAGCAAAACGGCAGGATTACCGGCAATTTCCTGCCGCTGTGCCGCCTGCACCAGTGCCTGTTGCAGTCGCTCGGCGATACCAGGCTCAATAACCACGTTGTCATCGCCGCCTCCGCCTTGCTGAGCTGATTGTTGTACTGCTTTAAGCAATATCTGTTCCAATGCCGGATCAAGGGTGATCACCGGCAACTCCGAACGGTTGCCGAAGATGCCTTGTACAATGACCCGGGCCAGTGATACGCGAACCGCCGATGTCAGTGCACCGGGATCCTGACTGCGCGCCGAGGCCACTGCCAGCGCCTCACCGATGGTGCGCATGTCCTTGACCGGTATGCCTTCCTGCAGCAGGTTCTGCAGCACCCGGCGCAGAA from Pseudohongiella spirulinae encodes:
- a CDS encoding protein-glutamate methylesterase/protein-glutamine glutaminase — encoded protein: MRIRVLVVDDSGFFRRRLTELINGDSRLEVVGTASNGQEAIDQVRALKPDVITMDYEMPVMDGITAVRQIQQIRPTPVLMFSSLTYEGARVTLDALEAGAVDYLPKNFEDISRHAEELQKILCERIVVVSRSGPRRRPVPVSGSVVTPDERAAATPAPVSASNTAAAARRSSPRGVQLVIIGASTGGPMALQQVLTALPANFPLPIVLVQHMPGTFTKAFAERLNRICQIGIAEAVDGDVLKPGHAYLAPGGKQMLLEGRPVMRVRVVDGDERLNYKPSLDVTFGSASRDLGGKVLGVVLTGMGSDGRDGARLLKAQGASIWAQDEASSVIYGMPMAVAKAGLVDEVLSLEKVAPRLCEEFS
- a CDS encoding protein phosphatase CheZ produces the protein MSEIDQERYERLYHEVGRLTRALHTAIRDFHLGIGLQASEEVEHELSEMADARSRLNYVIKMTEEAANKTMDRVDEAAPVIRNMVDQGSALQADWTAYLADRKLDAEQQQLFDRVSGLLDLLSTQGAGIHEHLTEILMAQGFQDLSGQVIKRVIELVSDVEKSLVNLVKLASNVEQIAGIESGVSTVLKLDDEQSRIRAEGPQVKSGSKRDVVSGQDDVDDLLSSLGF
- a CDS encoding chemotaxis protein CheA, with protein sequence MSFFDDEEILEDFLVEAGEILEQLSEQLVDLEKQPDDKNLLNAIFRGFHTVKGGAGFLQLNAMVDCCHVTENLFDNLRNGHRHVTPELMDIVLQALDTVNEMFAQVKERHQPDPAPQSLLDALQALASGEDMPASVRSDDEPATTADDEMSDAEFDELLAALDSADIASEAEADKPASDDEISEEEFEALLDQLQGKAAASDASAAPQKPAEASSDSDEITDDEFEALLDQLHGAGSHKGIPQGLDADNTVKPSESSSASPKPRPELKAVPSSPPPSSGKAAAAPAAAKEAPETTVRVDTRRLDEIMNMVGELVLVRNRLVRIGSTAADEMLSKAVANLDLVTADLQTSVMKTRMQPIKKVFGRFPRVVRDLARSLKKEVSLELHGEETDLDKNLVEALADPLVHLVRNAVDHGIELPEVREKNGKPRQGTVLLTAEQEGDHILLTICDDGNGMDPEVLRRKAVEKGLMDKDAADRLSRSECFDLIFAPGFSTKTEVSDVSGRGVGMDVVKTKISQLNGSVVIDSNPGKGSRIEIKVPLTLAIMPTLMIVVADQTFALPLANVNEIFNLDLSRTHIVDGQQVVTVRDKALPLFHLRRWLSAGGSQQAENATEANVVIVSVGAQRVGFVVDTLIGQEEVVIKPLGRMLHGTPGMAGATITGDGRIAVILDVPGLLKRYAA
- a CDS encoding ParA family protein, whose amino-acid sequence is MHVWSVANQKGGVGKTTTTVALGCLLADKGKRVLMLDLDPQGSLGSYFGHSPEQAAQSSFHWFAAPGKLAEDVLNGCIRHTDTRNLHLVPGSTALATLERSAVTQEGMGLAISRALSRLWDDYDYVLIDSPPTLGVLLINALAASERLIIPVQTEFLAIKGVERMLNTLNMVNRSRRQPLPYLLVPTLFDRRTQASVSSFRHMRKTWPDVTWHAAIPVDTRLRDASSQGVTPLALDPDSRGIQAYGSLLKTLLKAESALTSTAGVAANG
- the cheY gene encoding chemotaxis response regulator CheY, translating into MDKNMKILIVDDFSTMRRIIKNLLRDLGFTNTAEADDGNSALPMLENGNFDFLITDWNMPGMTGIDLLKAVRASDKLRSLPVLMVTAEAKRDQIIAAAQAGVNGYVVKPFTAAALQEKIEKIFERIEANG
- a CDS encoding RNA polymerase sigma factor FliA → MSASAYQEAQMADANELVNRHAPLVKRIAHHLLMRMPSSVQLDDLVQSGMIGLLEAARKYDMSKGASFETYAGIRIRGAMLDEIRKGDWAPRSVHRKSRQVADAVKAVESRTGTDAKDHEVAEELGIDLETYYAILQDASGSRLFSFDDLTGGGDDGNLDTLAGEADGPAHELQDETFREHLAQAIEGLPEREKLVLALYYDEELNLKEIGEVLGVSESRVSQIHSQAALRLRSRLKDWR
- the flhF gene encoding flagellar biosynthesis protein FlhF, with amino-acid sequence MQLKKFVAKDMRSALTQVRDALGEDAAILSTRSVTGGVEVVATQSPPAPDKAAAQAAVDDSVSKAEFGAMRSELNSIRSLLQQRLNGLAWDQFARQTPAQAAIWERLSTMGLPGSVNRRLLDQAGQARTLEQLWRQVLATLSKIIPVAGEDLVEQGGIFALLGPTGAGKTTTIAKLATRYVLRHGAEEVALVTTDSFRLAAHEQLRTLGRILGVSVRIVDNQHSLAETLESLSHKKLVLIDTAGLPSRHPEQMRQLTELQAQPQVHKWLVLPSTTQAQVLNAAWKSCSTAAISGCILTHLDEACVMGEALGLCIERQLPVVYETFGQSIPDDLSLATGQALVKRAVALGRAQAAIPVDRNRVVNEYGSQAAGNTALANRALM
- a CDS encoding MinD/ParA family protein, giving the protein MHPIQVLAVTGGKGGVGKTSISVNLSLALAQAGKRVVLMDADLGLANVDILLGVKAPRTIADVMSGDCELRDVLVETHGIKIIPASSGVQSLVNLGAGQHAGIIHAFSDLADELDVLVIDTAAGISDSVVSFVRAAQEVLVVVCDEPSSMTDAYALIKLLNRDCQVRDFRILANMTRKQEEGRLMFQRFSAVAGRFLDVNLHYAGDIPYDENLRKAGQKQRPLLDMYPGSRAADAYRRLAKEVVQWPVRTQASGHLEFFVERLVQGMN
- a CDS encoding chemotaxis protein CheW, translated to MVSNTAEQIDIVQDYLDALLREGTEAAQETEVVSVPSTDNASRQTAGPGEGSPGDVDCLRPQGRRQSTSPASPPTPGTEAASVPSVIPALLFEVGDIELAAPLQDLGGISVIDDSLQPLAGQAPWFMGLMRWNGRNLRVVDTHQFLMPERECDEGHRQRYRSVVVLGDSNWALAVDVAQQSVRLESSKIRMREQRGARPWQAGTLLESLCTMLDIAALHRMLEASEVASDVD